From Pongo pygmaeus isolate AG05252 chromosome 1, NHGRI_mPonPyg2-v2.0_pri, whole genome shotgun sequence, one genomic window encodes:
- the ENTREP3 gene encoding protein ENTREP3 isoform X2: protein MMPSPSDSSRSLTSRPSTRGLTHLRLHRPWLQALLTLGLVQVLLGILVVTFSMVASSVTTTESIKRSCPSWAGFSLAFSGVVGIVSWKRPFTLVISFFSLLSVLCVMLSMAGSVLSCKNAQLARDFQQCSLEGKVCVCCPSVPLLRPCPESGQELKVAPNSTCDEARGALKNLLFSVCGLTICAAIICTLSAIVCCIQIFSLDLVHTLAPERSVSGPLGPLGCTSPPPAPLLHTMLDLEEFVPPVPPPPYYPPEYTCSSETDAQSITYNGSMDSPVPLYPTDCPPSYEAVMGLRGDSQATLFDPQLHDGSCICERVASIVDVSMDSGSLVLSAIGDLPGGSSPSEDSCLLELQGSVRSVDYVLFRSIQRSRAGYCLSLDCGLRGPFEESPLPRRPPRAARSYSCSAPEAPPPLGAPTAARSCHRLEGWPPWVGPCFPELRRRVPRGGGRPAAAPPTRAPTRRFSDSSGSLTPPGHRPPHPASPPPLLLPRSHSDPGITTSSDTADFRDLYTKVLEEEAASVSSADTGLCSEACLFRLARCPSPKLLRARSTEKRRPVPTFQKVPLPSGPAPAHSLGDLKGSWPGRGLVTRFLQISRKAPDPSGTGAPGHKQVSRSLWGRPGRESLHLRSCGDLSSSSSLRRLLSGRRLERGTRPHSLSLNGSSRETGL, encoded by the exons ATGATGCCCTCGCCTAGTGACTCCAGCCGCTCGCTGACCAGCCGGCCCAGCACCAGGGGCCTTacccacctccgcctccaccGACCCTGGCTGCAGGCCCTGCTTACGCTGGGGCTGGTCCAGGTGCTCCTGGGCATCCTGGTGGTCACCTTCAGCATGGTAGCCTCTTCCGTCACCACCACCGAGAGCATCAAGAGGTCCTGCCCGTCTTGGGCTGGGTTCTCG CTGGCGTTCTCCGGGGTGGTTGGCATTGTGTCCTGGAAGCGGCCATTCACTCTAGTG atctccttcttctccttgctTTCGGTGCTCTGTGTCATGCTTAGCATGGCTGGCTCTGTTCTCTCCTGTAAGAATGCTCAACTGGCCCGAGACTTCCAACAGTGCTCTCTG GAAGGAAAGGTCTGTGTGTGCTGTCCCTCTGTTCCCCTCCTCCGGCCCTGTCCAGAGTCGGGGCAGGAACTGAAAGTTGCCCCTAACTCCACCTGTGATGAAGCCCGAGGGGCCCTCAAG aaCCTGCTCTTCAGCGTCTGTGGGCTCACCATTTGTGCCGCTATAATCTGTACCCTCTCTGCTATTGTCTGCTGCATCCAAATCTTCTCCCTGGACCTCGTGCATACG CTGGCCCCTGAGCGGTCAGTCTCAGGCCCACTGGGACCTCTGGGCTGCACgtccccgcccccagcccctctCCTACACACCATGCTGGACCTGGAGGAATTTGTCCCGCCTGTGCCCCCACCGCCCTACTATCCCCCAGAGTATACCTGCAGCTCAGAAACAGATGCACAGAG CATCACGTACAATGGCTCCATGGACAGCCCAGTGCCGTTGTACCCTACCGATTGCCCCCCTTCTTATGAGGCGGTCATGGGGCTACGAGGAGACAGCCAG GCCACTCTCTTTGACCCTCAGCTTCACGATGGCTCGTGCATCTGTGAGCGAGTGGCCTCCATTGTAGACG TGTCCATGGACAGCGGGTCTCTGGTGCTGTCAGCCATTGGTGACCTCCCTGGGGGCTCTAGCCCGTCGGAGGACTCGTGCCTGCTGGAGCTGCAGGGCTCCGTGCGCTCCGTGGACTACGTGCTCTTTCGTTCCATCCAGCGCAGCCGTGCCGGCTACTGCCTCAGCCTGGACTGTGGCCTGCGGGGCCCCTTCGAGGAAAGCCCCCTGCCACGGCGCCCCCCACGCGCCGCCCGCTCCTATTCCTGCTCTGCCCCTGAAGCTCCACCTCCACTGGGTGCCCCCACAGCTGCCCGCAGCTGCCACCGGTTGGAGGGCTGGCCGCCCTGGGTGGGACCCTGCTTCCCCGAGCTGAGGCGGCGGGTCCCCCGGGGAGGGGGCCGCCCAGCCGCAGCCCCGCCCACCCGAGCCCCGACTCGTCGCTTCAGCGATAGCTCAGGTTCCCTCACCCCACCGGGGCACCGGCCTCCTCATCCGGCATCCCCACCACCGCTGCTGCTGCCACGGTCCCACAGCGACCCAGGCATCACCACCTCCAGTGACACTG cTGACTTCAGGGACCTTTATACCAAAGTGCTTGAGGAAGAAGCTGCTTCTGTTTCCTCTGCAGATACAG GGCTCTGCTCTGAAGCCTGCCTCTTCCGCCTAGCCCGCTGCCCTTCCCCCAAGTTGCTACGTGCCCGGTCAACCGAGAAACGGCGCCCTGTGCCCACCTTCCAAAAAGTTCCCCTGCCCTCGGGCCCTGCACCTGCCCACTCCCTGGGGGACCTAAAGGGCAGCTGGCCAGGTCGGGGCCTAGTCACTCGTTTCCTCCAGATATCCAGGAAAGCCCCAGACCCCAGTGGGACTGGAGCTCCTGGACATAAGCAG GTGTCCCGGAGCCTGTGGGGCCGGCCTGGCCGAGAGAGCCTACACCTTCGCAGCTGCGGAGATCTGAGCTCTAGCTCTTCCCTGCGGCGTCTCCTGTCTGGCCGCAGGCTGGAGCGTGGTACCCGCCCCCACAGCCTCAGCCTCAACGGGAGCAGCCGGGAGACTGGGCTCTGA
- the ENTREP3 gene encoding protein ENTREP3 isoform X3 — protein MMPSPSDSSRSLTSRPSTRGLTHLRLHRPWLQALLTLGLVQVLLGILVVTFSMVASSVTTTESIKRSCPSWAGFSLAFSGVVGIVSWKRPFTLVNLLFSVCGLTICAAIICTLSAIVCCIQIFSLDLVHTLAPERSVSGPLGPLGCTSPPPAPLLHTMLDLEEFVPPVPPPPYYPPEYTCSSETDAQSITYNGSMDSPVPLYPTDCPPSYEAVMGLRGDSQATLFDPQLHDGSCICERVASIVDVSMDSGSLVLSAIGDLPGGSSPSEDSCLLELQGSVRSVDYVLFRSIQRSRAGYCLSLDCGLRGPFEESPLPRRPPRAARSYSCSAPEAPPPLGAPTAARSCHRLEGWPPWVGPCFPELRRRVPRGGGRPAAAPPTRAPTRRFSDSSGSLTPPGHRPPHPASPPPLLLPRSHSDPGITTSSDTADFRDLYTKVLEEEAASVSSADTGLCSEACLFRLARCPSPKLLRARSTEKRRPVPTFQKVPLPSGPAPAHSLGDLKGSWPGRGLVTRFLQISRKAPDPSGTGAPGHKQVSRSLWGRPGRESLHLRSCGDLSSSSSLRRLLSGRRLERGTRPHSLSLNGSSRETGL, from the exons ATGATGCCCTCGCCTAGTGACTCCAGCCGCTCGCTGACCAGCCGGCCCAGCACCAGGGGCCTTacccacctccgcctccaccGACCCTGGCTGCAGGCCCTGCTTACGCTGGGGCTGGTCCAGGTGCTCCTGGGCATCCTGGTGGTCACCTTCAGCATGGTAGCCTCTTCCGTCACCACCACCGAGAGCATCAAGAGGTCCTGCCCGTCTTGGGCTGGGTTCTCG CTGGCGTTCTCCGGGGTGGTTGGCATTGTGTCCTGGAAGCGGCCATTCACTCTAGTG aaCCTGCTCTTCAGCGTCTGTGGGCTCACCATTTGTGCCGCTATAATCTGTACCCTCTCTGCTATTGTCTGCTGCATCCAAATCTTCTCCCTGGACCTCGTGCATACG CTGGCCCCTGAGCGGTCAGTCTCAGGCCCACTGGGACCTCTGGGCTGCACgtccccgcccccagcccctctCCTACACACCATGCTGGACCTGGAGGAATTTGTCCCGCCTGTGCCCCCACCGCCCTACTATCCCCCAGAGTATACCTGCAGCTCAGAAACAGATGCACAGAG CATCACGTACAATGGCTCCATGGACAGCCCAGTGCCGTTGTACCCTACCGATTGCCCCCCTTCTTATGAGGCGGTCATGGGGCTACGAGGAGACAGCCAG GCCACTCTCTTTGACCCTCAGCTTCACGATGGCTCGTGCATCTGTGAGCGAGTGGCCTCCATTGTAGACG TGTCCATGGACAGCGGGTCTCTGGTGCTGTCAGCCATTGGTGACCTCCCTGGGGGCTCTAGCCCGTCGGAGGACTCGTGCCTGCTGGAGCTGCAGGGCTCCGTGCGCTCCGTGGACTACGTGCTCTTTCGTTCCATCCAGCGCAGCCGTGCCGGCTACTGCCTCAGCCTGGACTGTGGCCTGCGGGGCCCCTTCGAGGAAAGCCCCCTGCCACGGCGCCCCCCACGCGCCGCCCGCTCCTATTCCTGCTCTGCCCCTGAAGCTCCACCTCCACTGGGTGCCCCCACAGCTGCCCGCAGCTGCCACCGGTTGGAGGGCTGGCCGCCCTGGGTGGGACCCTGCTTCCCCGAGCTGAGGCGGCGGGTCCCCCGGGGAGGGGGCCGCCCAGCCGCAGCCCCGCCCACCCGAGCCCCGACTCGTCGCTTCAGCGATAGCTCAGGTTCCCTCACCCCACCGGGGCACCGGCCTCCTCATCCGGCATCCCCACCACCGCTGCTGCTGCCACGGTCCCACAGCGACCCAGGCATCACCACCTCCAGTGACACTG cTGACTTCAGGGACCTTTATACCAAAGTGCTTGAGGAAGAAGCTGCTTCTGTTTCCTCTGCAGATACAG GGCTCTGCTCTGAAGCCTGCCTCTTCCGCCTAGCCCGCTGCCCTTCCCCCAAGTTGCTACGTGCCCGGTCAACCGAGAAACGGCGCCCTGTGCCCACCTTCCAAAAAGTTCCCCTGCCCTCGGGCCCTGCACCTGCCCACTCCCTGGGGGACCTAAAGGGCAGCTGGCCAGGTCGGGGCCTAGTCACTCGTTTCCTCCAGATATCCAGGAAAGCCCCAGACCCCAGTGGGACTGGAGCTCCTGGACATAAGCAG GTGTCCCGGAGCCTGTGGGGCCGGCCTGGCCGAGAGAGCCTACACCTTCGCAGCTGCGGAGATCTGAGCTCTAGCTCTTCCCTGCGGCGTCTCCTGTCTGGCCGCAGGCTGGAGCGTGGTACCCGCCCCCACAGCCTCAGCCTCAACGGGAGCAGCCGGGAGACTGGGCTCTGA
- the ENTREP3 gene encoding protein ENTREP3 isoform X1, with the protein MMPSPSDSSRSLTSRPSTRGLTHLRLHRPWLQALLTLGLVQVLLGILVVTFSMVASSVTTTESIKRSCPSWAGFSLAFSGVVGIVSWKRPFTLVISFFSLLSVLCVMLSMAGSVLSCKNAQLARDFQQCSLEGKVCVCCPSVPLLRPCPESGQELKVAPNSTCDEARGALKNLLFSVCGLTICAAIICTLSAIVCCIQIFSLDLVHTQLAPERSVSGPLGPLGCTSPPPAPLLHTMLDLEEFVPPVPPPPYYPPEYTCSSETDAQSITYNGSMDSPVPLYPTDCPPSYEAVMGLRGDSQATLFDPQLHDGSCICERVASIVDVSMDSGSLVLSAIGDLPGGSSPSEDSCLLELQGSVRSVDYVLFRSIQRSRAGYCLSLDCGLRGPFEESPLPRRPPRAARSYSCSAPEAPPPLGAPTAARSCHRLEGWPPWVGPCFPELRRRVPRGGGRPAAAPPTRAPTRRFSDSSGSLTPPGHRPPHPASPPPLLLPRSHSDPGITTSSDTADFRDLYTKVLEEEAASVSSADTGLCSEACLFRLARCPSPKLLRARSTEKRRPVPTFQKVPLPSGPAPAHSLGDLKGSWPGRGLVTRFLQISRKAPDPSGTGAPGHKQVSRSLWGRPGRESLHLRSCGDLSSSSSLRRLLSGRRLERGTRPHSLSLNGSSRETGL; encoded by the exons ATGATGCCCTCGCCTAGTGACTCCAGCCGCTCGCTGACCAGCCGGCCCAGCACCAGGGGCCTTacccacctccgcctccaccGACCCTGGCTGCAGGCCCTGCTTACGCTGGGGCTGGTCCAGGTGCTCCTGGGCATCCTGGTGGTCACCTTCAGCATGGTAGCCTCTTCCGTCACCACCACCGAGAGCATCAAGAGGTCCTGCCCGTCTTGGGCTGGGTTCTCG CTGGCGTTCTCCGGGGTGGTTGGCATTGTGTCCTGGAAGCGGCCATTCACTCTAGTG atctccttcttctccttgctTTCGGTGCTCTGTGTCATGCTTAGCATGGCTGGCTCTGTTCTCTCCTGTAAGAATGCTCAACTGGCCCGAGACTTCCAACAGTGCTCTCTG GAAGGAAAGGTCTGTGTGTGCTGTCCCTCTGTTCCCCTCCTCCGGCCCTGTCCAGAGTCGGGGCAGGAACTGAAAGTTGCCCCTAACTCCACCTGTGATGAAGCCCGAGGGGCCCTCAAG aaCCTGCTCTTCAGCGTCTGTGGGCTCACCATTTGTGCCGCTATAATCTGTACCCTCTCTGCTATTGTCTGCTGCATCCAAATCTTCTCCCTGGACCTCGTGCATACG CAGCTGGCCCCTGAGCGGTCAGTCTCAGGCCCACTGGGACCTCTGGGCTGCACgtccccgcccccagcccctctCCTACACACCATGCTGGACCTGGAGGAATTTGTCCCGCCTGTGCCCCCACCGCCCTACTATCCCCCAGAGTATACCTGCAGCTCAGAAACAGATGCACAGAG CATCACGTACAATGGCTCCATGGACAGCCCAGTGCCGTTGTACCCTACCGATTGCCCCCCTTCTTATGAGGCGGTCATGGGGCTACGAGGAGACAGCCAG GCCACTCTCTTTGACCCTCAGCTTCACGATGGCTCGTGCATCTGTGAGCGAGTGGCCTCCATTGTAGACG TGTCCATGGACAGCGGGTCTCTGGTGCTGTCAGCCATTGGTGACCTCCCTGGGGGCTCTAGCCCGTCGGAGGACTCGTGCCTGCTGGAGCTGCAGGGCTCCGTGCGCTCCGTGGACTACGTGCTCTTTCGTTCCATCCAGCGCAGCCGTGCCGGCTACTGCCTCAGCCTGGACTGTGGCCTGCGGGGCCCCTTCGAGGAAAGCCCCCTGCCACGGCGCCCCCCACGCGCCGCCCGCTCCTATTCCTGCTCTGCCCCTGAAGCTCCACCTCCACTGGGTGCCCCCACAGCTGCCCGCAGCTGCCACCGGTTGGAGGGCTGGCCGCCCTGGGTGGGACCCTGCTTCCCCGAGCTGAGGCGGCGGGTCCCCCGGGGAGGGGGCCGCCCAGCCGCAGCCCCGCCCACCCGAGCCCCGACTCGTCGCTTCAGCGATAGCTCAGGTTCCCTCACCCCACCGGGGCACCGGCCTCCTCATCCGGCATCCCCACCACCGCTGCTGCTGCCACGGTCCCACAGCGACCCAGGCATCACCACCTCCAGTGACACTG cTGACTTCAGGGACCTTTATACCAAAGTGCTTGAGGAAGAAGCTGCTTCTGTTTCCTCTGCAGATACAG GGCTCTGCTCTGAAGCCTGCCTCTTCCGCCTAGCCCGCTGCCCTTCCCCCAAGTTGCTACGTGCCCGGTCAACCGAGAAACGGCGCCCTGTGCCCACCTTCCAAAAAGTTCCCCTGCCCTCGGGCCCTGCACCTGCCCACTCCCTGGGGGACCTAAAGGGCAGCTGGCCAGGTCGGGGCCTAGTCACTCGTTTCCTCCAGATATCCAGGAAAGCCCCAGACCCCAGTGGGACTGGAGCTCCTGGACATAAGCAG GTGTCCCGGAGCCTGTGGGGCCGGCCTGGCCGAGAGAGCCTACACCTTCGCAGCTGCGGAGATCTGAGCTCTAGCTCTTCCCTGCGGCGTCTCCTGTCTGGCCGCAGGCTGGAGCGTGGTACCCGCCCCCACAGCCTCAGCCTCAACGGGAGCAGCCGGGAGACTGGGCTCTGA
- the ENTREP3 gene encoding protein ENTREP3 isoform X4, with protein sequence MMPSPSDSSRSLTSRPSTRGLTHLRLHRPWLQALLTLGLVQVLLGILVVTFSMVASSVTTTESIKRSCPSWAGFSNLLFSVCGLTICAAIICTLSAIVCCIQIFSLDLVHTLAPERSVSGPLGPLGCTSPPPAPLLHTMLDLEEFVPPVPPPPYYPPEYTCSSETDAQSITYNGSMDSPVPLYPTDCPPSYEAVMGLRGDSQATLFDPQLHDGSCICERVASIVDVSMDSGSLVLSAIGDLPGGSSPSEDSCLLELQGSVRSVDYVLFRSIQRSRAGYCLSLDCGLRGPFEESPLPRRPPRAARSYSCSAPEAPPPLGAPTAARSCHRLEGWPPWVGPCFPELRRRVPRGGGRPAAAPPTRAPTRRFSDSSGSLTPPGHRPPHPASPPPLLLPRSHSDPGITTSSDTADFRDLYTKVLEEEAASVSSADTGLCSEACLFRLARCPSPKLLRARSTEKRRPVPTFQKVPLPSGPAPAHSLGDLKGSWPGRGLVTRFLQISRKAPDPSGTGAPGHKQVSRSLWGRPGRESLHLRSCGDLSSSSSLRRLLSGRRLERGTRPHSLSLNGSSRETGL encoded by the exons ATGATGCCCTCGCCTAGTGACTCCAGCCGCTCGCTGACCAGCCGGCCCAGCACCAGGGGCCTTacccacctccgcctccaccGACCCTGGCTGCAGGCCCTGCTTACGCTGGGGCTGGTCCAGGTGCTCCTGGGCATCCTGGTGGTCACCTTCAGCATGGTAGCCTCTTCCGTCACCACCACCGAGAGCATCAAGAGGTCCTGCCCGTCTTGGGCTGGGTTCTCG aaCCTGCTCTTCAGCGTCTGTGGGCTCACCATTTGTGCCGCTATAATCTGTACCCTCTCTGCTATTGTCTGCTGCATCCAAATCTTCTCCCTGGACCTCGTGCATACG CTGGCCCCTGAGCGGTCAGTCTCAGGCCCACTGGGACCTCTGGGCTGCACgtccccgcccccagcccctctCCTACACACCATGCTGGACCTGGAGGAATTTGTCCCGCCTGTGCCCCCACCGCCCTACTATCCCCCAGAGTATACCTGCAGCTCAGAAACAGATGCACAGAG CATCACGTACAATGGCTCCATGGACAGCCCAGTGCCGTTGTACCCTACCGATTGCCCCCCTTCTTATGAGGCGGTCATGGGGCTACGAGGAGACAGCCAG GCCACTCTCTTTGACCCTCAGCTTCACGATGGCTCGTGCATCTGTGAGCGAGTGGCCTCCATTGTAGACG TGTCCATGGACAGCGGGTCTCTGGTGCTGTCAGCCATTGGTGACCTCCCTGGGGGCTCTAGCCCGTCGGAGGACTCGTGCCTGCTGGAGCTGCAGGGCTCCGTGCGCTCCGTGGACTACGTGCTCTTTCGTTCCATCCAGCGCAGCCGTGCCGGCTACTGCCTCAGCCTGGACTGTGGCCTGCGGGGCCCCTTCGAGGAAAGCCCCCTGCCACGGCGCCCCCCACGCGCCGCCCGCTCCTATTCCTGCTCTGCCCCTGAAGCTCCACCTCCACTGGGTGCCCCCACAGCTGCCCGCAGCTGCCACCGGTTGGAGGGCTGGCCGCCCTGGGTGGGACCCTGCTTCCCCGAGCTGAGGCGGCGGGTCCCCCGGGGAGGGGGCCGCCCAGCCGCAGCCCCGCCCACCCGAGCCCCGACTCGTCGCTTCAGCGATAGCTCAGGTTCCCTCACCCCACCGGGGCACCGGCCTCCTCATCCGGCATCCCCACCACCGCTGCTGCTGCCACGGTCCCACAGCGACCCAGGCATCACCACCTCCAGTGACACTG cTGACTTCAGGGACCTTTATACCAAAGTGCTTGAGGAAGAAGCTGCTTCTGTTTCCTCTGCAGATACAG GGCTCTGCTCTGAAGCCTGCCTCTTCCGCCTAGCCCGCTGCCCTTCCCCCAAGTTGCTACGTGCCCGGTCAACCGAGAAACGGCGCCCTGTGCCCACCTTCCAAAAAGTTCCCCTGCCCTCGGGCCCTGCACCTGCCCACTCCCTGGGGGACCTAAAGGGCAGCTGGCCAGGTCGGGGCCTAGTCACTCGTTTCCTCCAGATATCCAGGAAAGCCCCAGACCCCAGTGGGACTGGAGCTCCTGGACATAAGCAG GTGTCCCGGAGCCTGTGGGGCCGGCCTGGCCGAGAGAGCCTACACCTTCGCAGCTGCGGAGATCTGAGCTCTAGCTCTTCCCTGCGGCGTCTCCTGTCTGGCCGCAGGCTGGAGCGTGGTACCCGCCCCCACAGCCTCAGCCTCAACGGGAGCAGCCGGGAGACTGGGCTCTGA